From the genome of Blautia pseudococcoides, one region includes:
- a CDS encoding RNA-binding domain-containing protein: MARSVEYLESLVRELSKLPTEVEWVEFKCNNKDPERIAKYISGLSNAATLAERTKAYLVWGIQDDTHNIVGTDLEYRKMKRGNEELEAWLVHMINPKINFRFYEVQMGADQDGNAIYVTLIEIPAAETEPTRFEKTAYIRVGTNLMPLAGHREKEAQLWALFDTTPYELRTAFSNGSEEDITSLLDYTKYYDKLELPIPGNREKVLEDFKKEKFIKLNDAGRWDITNYGALMFAKDLKKFEGLLRRGVRVIQYHDTTRVAGIDEQAFDLGYAISFEDIVKYIMTIIPHEEIMVDGIRKKKTAYPEVAIRELLANVMIHQALDQKGTSPMVELFTNRIEFSNAGAPLVAIDRIVDTVPVSRNENIAGFMHGCGICEERGSGYDKIVGITGKYNMLAPRIENQNDQFTKVVMFAKVPFDLTTKEDRIRTCYMHACLAYVSFGTIGNMDVRALFGLDEKEKTKAFRIIKDTLDAGLIKPVDPMTAPRYMKYIPHWA, translated from the coding sequence ATGGCACGTTCAGTAGAATATTTAGAGAGCCTGGTTCGTGAGCTATCGAAGCTTCCAACTGAAGTAGAGTGGGTTGAATTTAAATGTAACAACAAAGATCCGGAACGTATTGCAAAATATATTTCAGGACTTAGCAATGCAGCAACTCTGGCAGAGAGGACAAAGGCATACCTTGTCTGGGGTATTCAGGATGATACCCATAATATTGTTGGAACTGATCTTGAATATCGAAAAATGAAAAGAGGAAATGAGGAATTGGAAGCCTGGCTTGTACATATGATAAATCCGAAGATTAATTTCAGGTTTTATGAGGTACAGATGGGGGCAGACCAAGACGGAAATGCAATATATGTAACGCTGATTGAAATTCCGGCTGCGGAAACAGAGCCAACCAGGTTTGAAAAAACGGCATACATTCGTGTGGGAACTAACTTAATGCCATTGGCCGGCCATAGGGAAAAAGAAGCACAGTTGTGGGCACTATTTGATACTACTCCTTATGAACTGCGAACAGCCTTTTCTAATGGATCAGAGGAAGATATTACGTCGCTTTTGGATTACACAAAATACTATGACAAGCTGGAACTGCCGATTCCAGGTAATCGTGAAAAGGTATTAGAAGACTTTAAAAAAGAGAAGTTTATAAAATTAAATGATGCAGGCCGATGGGATATTACAAACTATGGTGCGCTTATGTTTGCCAAAGATTTGAAAAAATTCGAGGGATTACTCAGGCGTGGTGTCCGGGTGATCCAATATCATGATACCACGCGGGTGGCTGGAATTGATGAGCAGGCTTTCGATTTGGGATATGCCATTTCCTTTGAGGATATCGTAAAATATATTATGACCATTATTCCCCATGAAGAAATTATGGTGGACGGGATCAGAAAGAAAAAAACTGCATACCCAGAAGTGGCAATTCGAGAACTTCTGGCAAACGTCATGATTCATCAGGCACTGGATCAAAAGGGAACCAGTCCAATGGTAGAGCTTTTTACTAATAGAATAGAGTTTTCTAATGCAGGTGCACCATTGGTTGCTATTGATCGAATTGTTGATACGGTTCCAGTTTCCAGAAATGAGAATATTGCAGGATTTATGCATGGCTGCGGTATTTGTGAAGAACGTGGAAGCGGCTATGATAAAATTGTTGGTATCACGGGAAAATACAATATGTTGGCACCGCGTATTGAAAATCAGAATGATCAATTTACAAAAGTAGTCATGTTTGCAAAAGTTCCGTTTGATCTTACAACGAAAGAAGACCGTATCCGAACCTGTTATATGCACGCATGTCTTGCCTATGTAAGTTTTGGTACGATTGGGAATATGGATGTCCGGGCGTTGTTTGGATTAGATGAGAAAGAAAAGACAAAAGCCTTCCGAATCATTAAAGACACTTTAGATGCAGGCCTGATCAAACCGGTAGATCCTATGACCGCACCGAGATATATGAAATATATACCACACTGGGCATAG